The DNA region CCAAACTACGGAGATGATTTGTGATATAATTAAACAAAAATCAATCTCTGTTATAGAAAATAAGATGATGAAAGGGAGGTTTTAGATGGCGATTATAAAAAAGAGACCTTCAACCTTCTCCCGGTTCTGGGCGGTTGAGCCCTTTGCTCGAGAAATAGAGCACATCTTTCAGGAAGTCTTTGGAAGAAGCTCAGTAAAAGAGGGGAAGCCTTACGAAATGTCTTGGGCTCCCCCTATCGAGGTAGCGGAAAAGAAAGATAAATACATTGTCCGCGCAGAACTTCCTGGAGTGGGAAAAGAGGATATCAAGATATCACTAAAGGAA from Acidobacteriota bacterium includes:
- a CDS encoding Hsp20/alpha crystallin family protein codes for the protein MAIIKKRPSTFSRFWAVEPFAREIEHIFQEVFGRSSVKEGKPYEMSWAPPIEVAEKKDKYIVRAELPGVGKEDIKISLKENTLIIQGERKVEEEHKDATFYCCEVNYGSFYREIELPFPVKEDKVDAEFKNGILTINLPKEEKPKGKTIPIKVK